A genome region from Halorussus pelagicus includes the following:
- a CDS encoding APC family permease, which translates to MSDPAEPAPEPAPTAEEGLHPDEGETTDEVTVHEDGVELERTIGLGGGISIGVGTMVGAGIFVFPGLAAGEAGPAAALSFAIGAVIALLVALPTSELATAMPRSGGGYYFVSRGMGAAFGAVVGLSLWLGLVFASAFYLVGFGQYAVAALTEVGVSVGGVGPVTPLALLFGVLLTAISLTGTENAAKVQNAVVGLLVVVLLVFLGFGVLDAVGVFGSESAPEQFLPYGSFPVLTTAALVFTSYLGFAQVATVAGEIKSPSRNLPLAMVGSVVAVGTLYVVTIFVATSALGSARLATLGETAIVAVARDLLGNAGAIAILLAGLLATLSSANASILSSSRALYALSRDALVPRRASEINLRWGTPHVALVLAGGPVLLLVALGRVAVLAEVASFLHLVMYGLTCVALVRLRRSRPEWYDPSFTVPGYPAVPILGALASFGLVAFMQPLSQVVGVSIMIGAAVWYRLYADDVQLRGAL; encoded by the coding sequence ATGAGCGACCCCGCGGAACCGGCCCCGGAACCCGCGCCGACGGCGGAAGAAGGCCTCCATCCCGACGAGGGCGAAACCACCGACGAGGTCACCGTCCACGAGGACGGCGTCGAGTTGGAGCGCACCATCGGTCTCGGTGGGGGCATCTCCATCGGCGTCGGGACGATGGTGGGCGCGGGCATCTTCGTCTTCCCCGGTCTCGCGGCGGGCGAGGCCGGACCCGCCGCGGCGCTCTCCTTTGCTATCGGGGCCGTCATCGCGCTGCTGGTCGCCCTGCCAACCTCCGAGTTGGCGACCGCGATGCCTCGGAGCGGCGGGGGGTACTACTTCGTCTCGCGGGGGATGGGCGCGGCGTTCGGCGCGGTCGTCGGTTTGAGCCTCTGGTTAGGACTGGTTTTCGCGTCGGCGTTCTACCTCGTCGGCTTCGGCCAGTACGCGGTGGCCGCGCTGACCGAGGTCGGTGTCTCCGTAGGCGGCGTCGGTCCGGTGACGCCGCTGGCACTCCTGTTCGGCGTCCTGCTGACCGCCATTAGCCTGACCGGGACGGAGAACGCAGCGAAGGTCCAGAACGCCGTGGTCGGCCTGCTCGTGGTCGTTCTCCTCGTCTTTCTGGGCTTCGGCGTCCTCGACGCCGTGGGGGTGTTCGGGAGCGAGTCGGCCCCCGAACAGTTCCTGCCCTACGGCTCGTTTCCCGTGCTGACGACCGCCGCGCTGGTGTTCACCTCGTATCTCGGCTTCGCGCAGGTGGCGACAGTCGCGGGCGAGATAAAATCGCCGTCTCGAAATCTCCCGCTGGCGATGGTCGGGTCGGTGGTGGCAGTCGGCACCCTCTACGTCGTGACCATCTTCGTGGCGACGAGCGCGCTCGGGAGCGCCCGACTCGCCACGCTCGGCGAGACCGCAATCGTCGCCGTAGCGCGCGATTTGCTCGGGAATGCGGGAGCCATCGCCATCCTACTCGCGGGGCTGCTGGCCACCTTGTCGAGTGCGAACGCCTCCATCTTGAGTTCGTCGCGGGCGCTCTACGCGCTGAGTCGGGACGCGCTCGTCCCGCGGCGCGCGAGCGAAATCAATCTCCGGTGGGGCACGCCCCACGTCGCGCTCGTGCTGGCTGGCGGGCCGGTTCTTCTCCTCGTCGCCTTGGGCCGGGTCGCGGTGCTGGCGGAAGTCGCGTCGTTTCTCCACCTCGTGATGTACGGGCTGACGTGCGTCGCGCTCGTCCGCTTGCGGCGCTCGCGGCCGGAGTGGTACGACCCGTCGTTTACCGTGCCGGGCTACCCCGCCGTCCCGATACTCGGCGCGCTCGCCAGCTTCGGACTGGTCGCGTTCATGCAACCGCTCTCGCAGGTCGTCGGCGTCAGTATCATGATCGGGGCGGCCGTATGGTATCGTCTGTACGCCGACGACGTGCAGTTGCGAGGTGCGCTATGA
- a CDS encoding universal stress protein, which translates to MRATVPDRPMVLVPLAVLDGESLAPALVEALSTVAVELVGYHAVPEQTPPGQARMQFEERMATELADLAATFEEMGGTVETRIVFTHEPEQTFERVAVEEGCDAVLLNNPATKVEEILVPLRSEINVERIVSLVASILDATDASVTLYNVTVPDDETDRDAGQRLVDAAAEALAEAGVAPERVGRETVVSETPIKTLAAAAGERDLVVMGESKPSVRELVFGEVSEQVASQSVTPALVVRRLPALETDLEKSGESGETESETESQSE; encoded by the coding sequence ATGAGAGCCACAGTCCCCGACCGACCCATGGTGCTGGTCCCGCTCGCGGTTCTCGACGGCGAGAGCCTCGCGCCCGCGCTCGTTGAAGCACTCTCGACCGTGGCGGTCGAGTTGGTCGGCTACCACGCTGTGCCTGAACAGACCCCGCCGGGGCAGGCCCGGATGCAGTTCGAAGAGCGGATGGCGACGGAACTCGCTGATCTCGCGGCGACGTTCGAGGAGATGGGCGGCACCGTCGAGACGCGCATCGTCTTCACCCACGAACCCGAGCAGACCTTCGAGCGCGTCGCGGTCGAGGAGGGCTGTGACGCCGTTCTCCTGAACAATCCGGCGACGAAAGTCGAGGAGATACTGGTCCCGCTCCGGAGCGAGATAAACGTCGAGCGAATCGTCTCGCTGGTCGCCAGCATTCTGGACGCGACCGACGCCAGCGTCACCCTCTACAACGTCACGGTCCCCGACGACGAGACCGACCGAGATGCGGGACAGCGACTCGTGGACGCGGCGGCCGAGGCGCTGGCCGAGGCAGGCGTCGCACCCGAGCGCGTCGGCCGGGAGACGGTCGTCTCCGAGACGCCGATAAAGACGCTCGCGGCGGCGGCCGGGGAGCGCGACCTCGTAGTGATGGGCGAGAGCAAACCCTCGGTCCGGGAACTGGTCTTCGGTGAAGTGTCTGAGCAGGTCGCGTCCCAGTCGGTGACGCCCGCGCTGGTGGTGCGGCGACTGCCCGCGCTGGAGACGGACTTGGAGAAGTCGGGAGAGTCGGGAGAAACGGAGTCGGAGACCGAATCGCAGTCGGAGTGA
- a CDS encoding helix-turn-helix transcriptional regulator, whose translation MAVSEEDLTDAERAGLELVRESGGIHQSDFWKQLDVDSRKGSRIVESLYEKGFVQREETVYEGHNTYLITPAARDLDFSLLMAGDMLSPFIGEEEVDAESDAFSQWIMNLAYSE comes from the coding sequence ATGGCAGTATCCGAGGAGGACCTCACCGACGCGGAGCGCGCGGGACTCGAACTCGTCCGAGAGTCCGGCGGCATCCACCAGAGCGACTTCTGGAAGCAACTCGACGTGGACTCTCGGAAGGGAAGCCGCATCGTCGAATCGCTGTACGAGAAGGGTTTCGTCCAGCGCGAGGAGACCGTCTACGAGGGCCACAACACCTACCTCATCACGCCCGCGGCCCGCGATTTGGATTTCTCGCTTCTCATGGCGGGCGACATGCTCTCGCCGTTCATCGGCGAGGAAGAGGTGGACGCCGAGAGCGACGCCTTCTCGCAGTGGATCATGAACCTCGCGTACAGCGAGTAG
- a CDS encoding NRDE family protein yields the protein MCTLILAWQVFDDAPVAAAANRDEALGRPSRPPGVLNETPRVVAPRDEEAGGTWIGYNDAGLFVAITNRRTDIEGERSRGLLVRDALTYESASDAGSFVRTELADRQYAGFNLVLADAEEAGLLEWDGVLRTTHFDPGVHVVVNEGHDDDEDDARKTKGIREAVRPDPETTAEAWFHHATTVLSNHDLDACVHGDGYGTRSSSLVAIDADGDGRYWFADGKPCVTDYEVVAVEGGASAREAEANADDADGHI from the coding sequence GTGTGTACACTCATCCTCGCGTGGCAGGTGTTCGACGACGCGCCGGTCGCCGCGGCGGCGAACCGCGACGAGGCGCTGGGCCGTCCCTCCCGGCCGCCGGGCGTCCTGAACGAGACTCCCCGAGTGGTCGCGCCGCGCGACGAGGAAGCGGGCGGGACGTGGATTGGCTACAACGACGCGGGCCTGTTCGTCGCCATCACGAACCGCCGCACGGACATCGAGGGCGAGCGCTCGCGGGGGTTGCTCGTCCGCGACGCGCTGACCTACGAGTCGGCGAGCGACGCCGGGTCGTTCGTCCGAACCGAACTCGCCGACCGCCAGTACGCCGGGTTCAACCTCGTCCTTGCCGACGCCGAGGAGGCCGGACTGCTGGAGTGGGACGGCGTCCTCCGGACGACCCACTTCGACCCCGGCGTCCACGTCGTCGTCAACGAGGGCCACGACGACGACGAGGACGACGCTCGGAAGACCAAAGGCATCCGCGAGGCGGTCCGCCCCGACCCCGAGACGACGGCCGAGGCGTGGTTCCACCACGCCACGACGGTCCTGAGCAACCACGACCTCGACGCCTGCGTCCACGGCGATGGGTACGGCACCCGGTCGTCGTCGCTGGTCGCCATCGACGCCGACGGGGACGGTCGCTACTGGTTCGCCGACGGCAAGCCCTGCGTGACGGATTACGAGGTCGTCGCGGTCGAAGGCGGTGCCAGCGCGAGGGAGGCCGAGGCGAACGCCGACGACGCGGACGGTCACATTTAA
- the menE gene encoding o-succinylbenzoate--CoA ligase: MTDENATRTHDRQMRDWLADRARTSPESVALVETDDRTEWTYAELDAAVSETAGRLAALGLRAGDHLGVLMETRVAFVRLVHAAMRLGAVLVPLNARLAQTELARQADTADLNVLVCERETESDAAAISGVPVASVDSPADEAVAALSDTARADFEPASWSRADTQAMLFTSGTTGDPKAVELSMGNFLSSATASAFRLGVTPDDNWLLCLSMYHMGGLSVVLRSALYGTTVVLQEGFDAENAADAIAEFGVTGVSLVPTMLRRMLDARESLANSLRFVLLGGAPASEELLSRCETRGVPVHPTYGMTETTSQIATARPREAFAHRGTVGRPLLWTDLTVVGDEGDPLPAGETGELVVAGPTVMSGYYGDPEATAEAFGEYGLPTGDVGYCDEAGRVWVLNRREDRIITGGENVHPGEVVAALREHSGIRDAAVVGLDDEEWGERVAALVVREADTDLSAADVATHCRDRLAGYKCPRTVEFADELPRTASGTVEREAVRERLREPHES; the protein is encoded by the coding sequence ATGACTGACGAGAACGCTACCCGAACGCACGACCGACAGATGCGCGATTGGCTAGCCGACCGAGCGCGGACCTCGCCGGAGTCGGTGGCGCTCGTGGAGACTGACGACCGGACCGAGTGGACCTACGCCGAGTTGGACGCCGCGGTCTCCGAGACTGCGGGCCGACTCGCCGCGCTCGGCCTGCGGGCGGGCGACCACCTCGGCGTCCTGATGGAGACGCGGGTCGCGTTCGTTCGACTGGTTCACGCCGCGATGCGACTCGGCGCGGTGCTGGTCCCGCTGAATGCGCGCCTCGCCCAGACCGAACTCGCCCGACAGGCCGACACCGCGGACCTGAACGTGCTGGTCTGTGAGCGGGAGACCGAGAGCGACGCCGCGGCCATTTCCGGGGTGCCGGTCGCCTCGGTCGATTCGCCCGCGGACGAAGCGGTCGCCGCGCTCTCGGACACCGCTCGCGCCGATTTCGAACCGGCGTCGTGGTCCCGCGCAGACACGCAAGCAATGTTGTTCACCTCCGGGACGACCGGCGACCCGAAAGCCGTCGAGTTGTCCATGGGCAACTTCCTTTCGAGCGCGACCGCCTCGGCGTTCCGTCTCGGCGTAACCCCCGACGACAACTGGTTGCTCTGCCTCTCGATGTACCACATGGGCGGGCTGTCGGTCGTCCTCCGGTCGGCGCTCTACGGGACCACGGTCGTCCTACAGGAGGGCTTCGACGCAGAGAACGCCGCGGACGCCATCGCCGAGTTCGGCGTCACGGGGGTCTCGCTCGTGCCGACGATGCTCCGACGGATGCTCGACGCCCGCGAGTCGCTGGCCAACTCCCTGCGGTTCGTCCTGCTCGGGGGCGCGCCCGCTTCCGAGGAACTGCTCTCGCGGTGCGAGACGCGCGGCGTGCCGGTCCACCCGACCTACGGCATGACCGAGACCACGTCCCAAATCGCCACGGCGCGACCCCGCGAGGCGTTCGCGCACCGCGGCACCGTCGGGCGGCCCCTCCTCTGGACCGACCTGACCGTGGTCGGCGACGAGGGCGACCCCCTGCCCGCGGGCGAGACTGGCGAACTCGTCGTCGCCGGGCCGACCGTGATGTCCGGCTACTACGGCGACCCGGAGGCGACCGCCGAGGCGTTCGGCGAGTACGGTCTCCCCACCGGCGACGTGGGCTACTGCGACGAGGCCGGGCGCGTCTGGGTGCTGAACCGCCGCGAGGACCGCATCATCACGGGCGGGGAGAACGTCCACCCCGGCGAAGTCGTCGCGGCCCTACGCGAGCATTCCGGTATCCGGGACGCCGCGGTCGTCGGCCTCGACGACGAGGAATGGGGCGAGCGCGTGGCCGCGCTGGTGGTGCGCGAGGCCGACACAGACCTGTCCGCGGCGGACGTGGCGACCCACTGCAGGGACCGGCTGGCGGGCTACAAGTGCCCGCGGACGGTCGAATTCGCGGACGAACTGCCACGGACCGCCTCGGGGACCGTCGAGCGCGAGGCCGTCCGGGAGCGACTTCGGGAACCGCACGAGTCGTAG